In Xiphophorus couchianus chromosome 8, X_couchianus-1.0, whole genome shotgun sequence, the following proteins share a genomic window:
- the lmo4a gene encoding LIM domain transcription factor LMO4a → MVNSRVEAVLGGSGAAAARACAGCGGRIADRFLLFSMERYWHTRCLKCSCCHAQLGEFSSICYSKGGMILCKNDYIRLFGHSGACSACGQSIPASELVMRAQSSVYHLKCFSCATCRNRLVPGDRFHYVNGTIFCEQDRPGAALVALQGGSIMADQKVC, encoded by the exons ATGGTGAACAGCAGGGTGGAGGCAGTGCTGGGCGGCAGCGGGGCGGCGGCCGCCCGGGCGTGCGCGGGCTGCGGCGGGCGCATCGCCGACCGCTTCCTGCTCTTCTCCATGGAGCGCTACTGGCACACCCGCTGCCTGAAATGCTCCTGCTGCCACGCCCAGCTGGGCGAGTTCAGCAGCATCTGCTACAGCAAGGGGGGCATGATCCTCTGCAAGAACGACTACATCAG GCTCTTCGGCCACAGCGGCGCCTGCAGCGCCTGCGGACAGTCCATCCCGGCCAGTGAGCTGGTGATGCGGGCTCAGAGCAGCGTCTACCACCTGAAG TGTTTCAGCTGCGCCACCTGCAGGAACCGGCTGGTGCCCGGCGACCGCTTCCACTATGTCAACGGGACGATCTTCTGCGAACAGGACCGGCCCGGCGCCGCCCTGGTGGCGCTGCAGGGCGGCAGCATCATGGCCGATCAGAAG GTTTGCTGA